In Niallia sp. FSL W8-0635, one genomic interval encodes:
- a CDS encoding glycine betaine ABC transporter substrate-binding protein — translation MKKMTSLLGAITLTLGLAACGSNSADNENATVGEKVDYEIIGIDPGAGLMKATNQAISDYELSDWKLVEGSSAAMTAALKKAYDKEEPIIVTGWTPHWMFAAYDLKYLEDPKGSFGEDENIHSIARNGLKEDMPEAYEVLDNFHWTTEDMGVVMMDIYEGEAPEKAAESWVEDNADKVSEWTNGVNSVDGDKIKIGYVAWDSEIASTNVVGKVLSDLGYDVTLSQVEAGPMWTGVADGSLDAHIAGWLPITHEDYASKYEGQFEDLGANLEGTKLGLVVPSYMDIDSIEELKE, via the coding sequence ATGAAAAAAATGACAAGTTTACTAGGAGCAATTACACTTACTTTAGGGTTAGCTGCCTGTGGTTCCAACAGTGCGGATAACGAAAATGCCACAGTTGGTGAAAAAGTAGATTATGAAATTATCGGTATCGATCCTGGAGCTGGATTAATGAAAGCAACGAACCAGGCAATTAGTGATTATGAATTAAGTGATTGGAAGCTAGTTGAAGGATCAAGTGCTGCTATGACTGCCGCTCTTAAAAAAGCTTATGATAAAGAAGAACCAATTATTGTAACAGGTTGGACTCCACACTGGATGTTTGCTGCCTACGATTTAAAATACTTAGAAGATCCAAAGGGGTCTTTTGGCGAAGATGAAAACATTCATTCCATTGCACGTAATGGATTAAAAGAAGACATGCCAGAAGCTTATGAAGTATTAGATAATTTCCATTGGACAACAGAAGATATGGGAGTTGTTATGATGGATATTTATGAAGGAGAAGCTCCAGAAAAAGCAGCGGAAAGCTGGGTGGAAGACAACGCTGATAAAGTAAGCGAATGGACTAACGGTGTTAATAGCGTCGATGGTGACAAAATTAAAATCGGCTATGTTGCATGGGATAGTGAAATTGCAAGTACAAATGTTGTCGGCAAAGTATTAAGTGATTTAGGCTATGATGTAACATTAAGTCAAGTAGAAGCAGGTCCAATGTGGACTGGTGTTGCTGACGGCAGCTTAGATGCACATATTGCCGGCTGGTTACCAATTACACATGAAGACTATGCAAGTAAATACGAAGGCCAATTCGAAGATTTAGGTGCTAATCTAGAAGGAACAAAATTAGGTCTTGTCGTACCAAGCTATATGGATATTGATTCCATTGAAGAATTGAAAGAATAA
- a CDS encoding GbsR/MarR family transcriptional regulator, with amino-acid sequence MTDREQLNIARERVIDSVAQNMDLYGVTESIGRLYGMLLFQQNPMTLDEMKEELGMSKTSMSTSVRTLLELKMVDKVWRKGVRKDLYKAEEDWYQSFIDFFTIKWRLAITENVYAIEKSINELKVLIDKDGISEDVRKDAENDLEKLNYAIQYYDWLDRFVDSLESQEIFNLVPKKEDN; translated from the coding sequence ATGACAGATAGGGAGCAGTTAAATATTGCTCGAGAGAGAGTAATTGATTCTGTAGCTCAAAATATGGATCTTTATGGCGTGACAGAATCAATAGGTAGATTGTATGGAATGTTATTGTTCCAGCAAAATCCAATGACTCTTGACGAAATGAAAGAAGAGCTGGGAATGAGTAAAACCAGTATGAGTACCTCGGTTCGAACATTGCTTGAATTAAAAATGGTGGACAAAGTATGGAGAAAAGGTGTTCGAAAAGATTTATATAAAGCGGAAGAAGATTGGTATCAATCATTTATCGATTTTTTCACGATTAAATGGAGATTAGCAATTACAGAAAATGTTTATGCAATTGAAAAGTCCATTAATGAGTTAAAAGTCTTGATAGATAAAGATGGTATTTCTGAAGATGTAAGGAAAGATGCAGAAAATGATTTAGAAAAATTAAACTATGCCATCCAATATTATGACTGGCTTGATCGTTTTGTAGATAGTTTAGAATCCCAAGAGATTTTTAATTTAGTACCGAAAAAAGAAGACAATTAA
- a CDS encoding amino acid ABC transporter substrate-binding protein — protein MKKSLSLIFSILLVLVLALAGCSSKTGSEGDSSSGAKSSSSKSLLDTIKDRGTLKAGVNDALPGFGYIGSDGKNTGFDVDFAKAVAAGVLGDATKIEFRPLSATDRFTAVQSGEVDVLVRNTTWTTNRDAEVGLSFAPVTFYDGQGIMVPKDSNIKTLEDLEGKTIGVETGTTTELNLADQMKAAGVNYTAQTFDNADAVIAAYEQGSIDAWTTDKSGLVSRQSTLQDPDAHIILDETLSKEPLAPAVKDGDEKWADAVTWIVFATIQAEEFGITSQNVDDFLTSENPEIQRLLGVEGNLGEQLGLSNDFAYQVIKQVGNYGEIYDRNLGPDTVFKLERAQNALYSDGGLLYSIPFR, from the coding sequence ATGAAAAAAAGTTTGTCGCTTATTTTTAGCATTTTATTAGTGCTTGTACTTGCTTTAGCTGGATGTTCAAGTAAGACAGGATCTGAAGGGGATAGTAGTAGTGGAGCAAAATCAAGTTCTTCTAAAAGTCTACTTGACACTATTAAAGATAGAGGAACTTTAAAAGCTGGTGTCAATGATGCGCTTCCTGGTTTTGGATACATAGGATCAGATGGAAAAAATACTGGTTTTGATGTTGATTTTGCAAAAGCAGTTGCAGCAGGCGTACTTGGAGATGCTACGAAAATTGAATTTAGACCATTATCCGCTACTGACCGTTTTACAGCTGTTCAGTCTGGTGAAGTTGACGTATTAGTACGTAACACAACTTGGACAACAAACCGTGATGCAGAAGTAGGTTTAAGCTTTGCTCCAGTAACTTTCTATGACGGGCAAGGAATTATGGTACCAAAAGATAGTAATATCAAAACATTAGAAGATTTAGAAGGGAAAACAATTGGTGTAGAAACAGGAACAACTACTGAATTAAACTTAGCTGATCAAATGAAAGCTGCAGGAGTTAACTATACAGCACAAACATTTGATAATGCTGATGCTGTAATAGCTGCATATGAGCAAGGCTCTATCGATGCATGGACAACAGATAAATCAGGACTAGTTTCACGTCAGTCTACATTACAAGATCCTGATGCGCATATTATTTTAGATGAAACACTATCAAAAGAACCATTAGCTCCAGCTGTTAAAGATGGAGATGAAAAATGGGCAGATGCAGTAACATGGATTGTATTTGCAACGATTCAAGCAGAAGAGTTTGGAATTACTTCTCAAAATGTAGATGATTTCTTAACGAGCGAAAACCCAGAAATTCAACGTCTTTTAGGAGTGGAAGGAAATCTTGGTGAACAATTAGGCCTTTCCAATGATTTCGCATACCAAGTAATTAAGCAAGTTGGTAACTATGGGGAAATTTATGATCGCAACTTAGGTCCAGATACAGTGTTCAAATTAGAGCGTGCTCAAAATGCATTATATAGTGATGGCGGATTATTGTACTCTATTCCGTTCCGTTAA
- a CDS encoding TatD family hydrolase translates to MNQIIDAHIHLDQYSNDDIIQFAREDTLLAAISVSTDLDSCITTKKWSQTFDFIKAAYGYHPEQPIPSDTYLSNLFTWIYTNKDSMTAVGEVGLPYYRRKMDPSAIPLEPYIELLEQFILLAKKLDKPLILHSVYDDADIAIHLLEKHSFSKVHFHWFKGSTKTTEQMITNGYYISLTPDLLYKEKTRQLASRFPIDHIMVETDGPWQLEGPFLHQKNVPTLIHHTIHTLSALKKNNVPTMYSQLLINTKNFYSI, encoded by the coding sequence ATGAATCAGATAATAGATGCGCATATTCACTTAGATCAATATAGTAACGACGATATTATTCAGTTTGCTCGTGAAGATACATTACTAGCTGCTATTTCTGTTTCAACAGATTTAGACTCATGTATTACGACCAAAAAATGGAGTCAAACGTTTGATTTTATAAAAGCTGCCTATGGTTATCATCCAGAGCAACCGATTCCTTCTGACACTTACTTATCCAATTTATTTACATGGATTTATACAAATAAAGATTCCATGACTGCCGTTGGCGAAGTCGGTTTACCATACTATAGAAGGAAAATGGATCCTTCCGCTATTCCTTTAGAGCCTTATATTGAACTATTAGAACAATTTATTTTACTAGCAAAAAAATTAGATAAACCCCTTATTCTACATAGCGTTTACGACGATGCTGATATAGCCATTCATTTACTTGAAAAACACAGCTTTTCAAAGGTTCACTTTCACTGGTTTAAGGGGAGCACGAAAACAACCGAACAAATGATCACAAATGGGTATTATATTTCCCTTACTCCTGATTTATTATATAAGGAGAAAACTCGCCAGCTTGCAAGTCGATTCCCAATTGATCATATAATGGTAGAAACAGATGGTCCTTGGCAACTAGAAGGTCCTTTTCTCCATCAGAAAAATGTTCCGACTTTGATTCATCATACCATTCACACTTTATCCGCATTGAAAAAAAATAATGTACCAACTATGTACAGCCAACTTTTAATAAATACCAAAAACTTTTATTCCATATAA
- a CDS encoding ABC transporter permease, whose amino-acid sequence MNNLFPKLPVADWIDSFVDWLTTTFEVLFDGITAVLEFVVNTLVAFFGFIPPILLIILLALLAWKLANKKIALFTLIGLLLVDNLGYWEPMLDTLALVLSAVFISIVIGIPLGIWASQNSTVRNIVIPILDFMQTMPAFVYLIPAIFFFSIGVVPGVVASVIFSMPPTIRLTILGIQQVPSDITEATESFGSTTSQKLIKVQLPLAMPTILAGINQSIMLALSMVVIAAMVGAPGLGADVYRAVTQIQIGRGFEAGISIVVLAIILDRITQNVGRKKKGAN is encoded by the coding sequence ATGAATAATCTATTCCCTAAGCTACCTGTTGCAGATTGGATTGATTCCTTTGTCGACTGGCTTACAACTACTTTTGAAGTATTATTTGATGGAATTACAGCAGTACTAGAATTTGTAGTTAATACATTAGTAGCTTTCTTTGGATTTATTCCTCCTATTCTATTAATTATTTTATTAGCATTACTAGCTTGGAAATTAGCGAATAAGAAGATTGCACTATTTACACTTATAGGTTTATTACTTGTAGATAATTTAGGTTATTGGGAGCCAATGCTTGATACATTAGCACTTGTGCTATCTGCCGTATTTATTTCCATTGTAATCGGTATTCCGCTAGGCATTTGGGCTTCTCAAAATAGTACTGTCCGCAATATTGTCATTCCAATATTAGACTTTATGCAAACAATGCCAGCATTTGTCTATCTCATTCCTGCTATATTCTTCTTTAGTATCGGAGTAGTGCCAGGGGTTGTCGCATCTGTTATTTTCTCAATGCCACCTACTATACGCTTAACGATTCTAGGAATTCAACAGGTTCCAAGTGATATTACAGAAGCTACAGAAAGTTTCGGTAGTACAACTTCTCAAAAATTAATAAAAGTTCAATTACCACTTGCAATGCCAACAATATTAGCTGGTATTAATCAAAGTATCATGCTTGCGCTATCAATGGTTGTTATCGCTGCAATGGTTGGTGCACCAGGACTTGGTGCCGATGTTTATCGTGCTGTAACCCAAATTCAAATTGGTCGTGGGTTTGAAGCCGGTATATCCATTGTTGTGCTTGCCATCATTTTAGATAGAATTACCCAGAATGTGGGAAGAAAAAAAAAGGGGGCAAATTAA
- a CDS encoding YjcZ family sporulation protein, producing the protein MYGYGGYGYPGYGYGGAGYGGGFALIVVLFILLIIVGAACFKW; encoded by the coding sequence ATGTACGGATATGGTGGTTATGGATATCCTGGCTATGGCTACGGTGGTGCTGGTTACGGCGGAGGTTTCGCCTTAATCGTTGTTTTATTCATTCTTTTAATCATTGTAGGTGCAGCTTGCTTTAAATGGTAA
- a CDS encoding AEC family transporter, with protein sequence MFTVVFYQTISLIIYMLIGVIVKVKGYFTKQVNVFLGWFLTNIALPSAILRSFQMEYTAQIKKLMLTSLLYSIVFIIGTLGLSYLFCVIFKRKYVERRMWVCCFTFSSILFIGMPIVEALYGEKGLIVLVIFNTVANLVLFTIGIMIFSNRYHLKWKQVVRTPAIIAALVGATLFVWKIPIPNFMYNSLKYLGDMTVPLSMILNGALFYSSNIKKVFLDVDNLLFSFIRLIIFPIIIIVIMKFVTDNYLLIGIVALISGMPTGALNAVFAEEYAQKGEKVSQYITVSTIISMFSLHIIMLFL encoded by the coding sequence TTGTTCACCGTTGTTTTTTACCAAACAATTAGTCTTATTATTTATATGCTTATTGGAGTAATAGTAAAAGTGAAGGGGTATTTTACTAAGCAAGTAAATGTATTTCTAGGATGGTTTTTAACTAATATAGCCCTTCCATCTGCGATATTAAGAAGCTTTCAAATGGAGTATACTGCACAAATAAAAAAACTGATGCTAACTAGTTTGCTGTATTCTATCGTGTTTATTATAGGTACTTTAGGATTAAGCTATTTGTTTTGTGTGATTTTTAAGAGAAAATATGTTGAACGAAGAATGTGGGTATGTTGTTTTACTTTTTCTAGTATTTTATTTATCGGTATGCCAATAGTGGAGGCTTTATATGGAGAAAAGGGATTGATTGTTCTCGTTATTTTTAATACAGTGGCTAATCTTGTTCTCTTTACTATAGGTATAATGATTTTTTCTAATCGTTATCATTTAAAGTGGAAGCAAGTAGTACGAACACCTGCCATTATTGCTGCTTTAGTTGGAGCTACGCTATTCGTATGGAAGATTCCCATTCCTAACTTTATGTATAATAGTCTTAAATATTTGGGGGATATGACAGTACCGTTATCCATGATTTTGAATGGTGCTCTATTCTATTCATCCAATATAAAAAAGGTGTTTTTAGACGTTGATAATTTGTTATTTTCATTTATTCGGTTGATCATTTTTCCCATAATTATTATTGTTATCATGAAGTTTGTAACAGATAATTATCTATTGATTGGGATTGTAGCGCTTATTTCTGGGATGCCGACTGGCGCATTAAATGCCGTTTTTGCTGAAGAATATGCTCAAAAAGGGGAAAAGGTTTCTCAATATATTACCGTTTCTACTATCATAAGCATGTTTTCATTGCACATTATTATGCTATTTTTATAA
- a CDS encoding peptide chain release factor 3, with translation MSKNFKQDVLSRRTFAIISHPDAGKTTLTEKLLLFGGAIRDAGTVKGKKTGKYATSDWMEIEKQRGISVTSSVMQFDYQDARVNILDTPGHQDFSEDTYRTLTAVDSAVMIIDSAKGIEEQTLKLFKVCKMRGIPIFTFINKLDRQGKAPLELLAELEEVMGIESYPMNWPIGMGKEFLGIYDRFYKRIEQFRVKDSEKYIPLNEDGEIDGDHPIKRDSLYDQTLEEIMLLNEAGNEFSEEKINNGDLTPVFFGSALSNFGVQTFLETYLQFAPSPQARKSSVGEIDPLTEEFSGFIFKIQANMNPAHRDRIAFLRICSGKFERGMTVNLPRTGKQVKLAQSTQFMADDRSTVNEAVSGDIIGLYDPGFYQIGDTLTVSKNTFQYEKLPQFTPELFVKVTAKNVMKQKHFHKGIQQLVQEGAIQLYKTVKTEDYLLGAVGQLQFEVFEHRMRNEYNVEVIMEHVGSKIARWLVDEEVNENLSSGRSLLVEDRFGKKAFLFENEFALRWFQDKNPEVKLFNPMDEQE, from the coding sequence ATGTCAAAGAATTTTAAACAGGATGTACTGTCTCGTCGCACCTTTGCGATTATTTCCCATCCGGATGCCGGAAAAACGACATTAACGGAAAAACTATTACTATTCGGTGGCGCAATTCGCGATGCTGGAACAGTAAAAGGAAAGAAGACAGGAAAATATGCAACAAGTGACTGGATGGAGATTGAAAAGCAAAGAGGAATTTCCGTAACATCCAGTGTGATGCAATTCGATTACCAAGATGCACGAGTGAATATTCTGGATACCCCAGGTCACCAAGATTTTAGTGAGGACACCTACCGTACGCTTACAGCAGTGGATAGTGCTGTCATGATTATTGATTCGGCAAAAGGGATAGAGGAACAAACCTTAAAACTATTTAAAGTTTGTAAAATGAGAGGCATCCCTATTTTTACATTTATTAATAAATTGGATCGCCAAGGGAAAGCACCTCTTGAATTACTTGCAGAATTGGAAGAAGTAATGGGCATAGAGTCCTATCCAATGAATTGGCCGATTGGAATGGGGAAAGAATTTTTAGGAATATATGACCGTTTTTATAAACGGATTGAACAGTTCCGTGTGAAAGATAGTGAAAAATATATTCCGTTGAATGAAGATGGAGAAATTGATGGAGACCATCCGATTAAAAGGGATTCTTTATATGATCAAACATTAGAAGAAATCATGCTTTTAAATGAAGCTGGAAATGAATTCTCAGAGGAAAAAATTAATAACGGAGATTTAACGCCTGTATTTTTCGGCAGTGCATTAAGCAACTTTGGTGTTCAAACGTTTTTAGAAACGTATTTACAATTTGCACCATCTCCACAAGCAAGAAAATCTTCTGTTGGCGAGATTGATCCACTTACTGAGGAGTTTTCAGGGTTTATTTTTAAAATCCAAGCGAATATGAATCCAGCTCACCGTGACCGTATCGCTTTCTTACGCATATGTTCAGGGAAATTTGAAAGAGGAATGACTGTAAACTTACCGAGAACTGGGAAGCAAGTGAAGCTAGCTCAATCGACTCAATTTATGGCAGATGATCGAAGTACTGTTAATGAAGCGGTTAGCGGAGATATTATTGGACTATATGACCCAGGTTTCTATCAAATTGGAGATACATTAACAGTTAGTAAGAATACCTTTCAATATGAAAAATTACCACAGTTTACTCCAGAGCTTTTTGTAAAGGTGACGGCAAAAAATGTTATGAAACAAAAGCATTTCCATAAAGGAATTCAGCAGCTTGTGCAAGAAGGTGCCATTCAATTGTATAAGACTGTAAAAACAGAAGATTATCTTCTTGGAGCAGTAGGTCAATTGCAATTTGAAGTGTTCGAGCATCGCATGAGAAATGAATACAATGTAGAAGTGATTATGGAACATGTAGGTTCTAAAATTGCTCGTTGGTTAGTGGACGAAGAGGTAAATGAAAACCTTTCTAGCGGAAGAAGCTTATTAGTGGAAGACCGCTTCGGTAAAAAAGCATTTTTATTTGAAAATGAATTTGCTTTGCGATGGTTCCAAGATAAAAATCCAGAAGTGAAATTATTTAATCCAATGGATGAACAAGAATAA
- a CDS encoding NAD-dependent deacylase, producing the protein MDSLNQLIKSANNLVVFTGAGMSTESGLPDFRSANRGLWTRDQKQYLSSTNALNDHLQEFIEFYKKRVQGIHEFKPHKGHNILAEWEKMGVLKQIITQNVDGFHQEAGNEKVAELHGTLKKVHCETCGASYLSEEYLHGNYACSCGGVLRPSIVLFGEMLPEKPFLTAEEAAIKSDVFLVLGSSLSVSPANQFPLLAVETGAKLIIVNKEPTEMDGIADYVIHEPIGSVLKEINSKL; encoded by the coding sequence ATGGATTCATTAAATCAACTAATAAAATCTGCAAATAATTTAGTTGTATTTACAGGAGCAGGAATGTCTACTGAGAGTGGTTTACCTGATTTTCGGTCGGCAAATCGAGGATTATGGACAAGGGATCAAAAACAATATCTTTCAAGTACTAATGCCTTAAATGATCATTTACAGGAATTTATAGAATTTTATAAAAAAAGAGTTCAAGGAATCCATGAATTTAAGCCTCATAAAGGGCATAACATTCTTGCTGAATGGGAAAAAATGGGGGTTTTAAAACAAATCATTACCCAAAATGTTGATGGATTTCATCAAGAAGCTGGAAACGAAAAAGTTGCAGAATTACATGGAACGTTAAAAAAAGTTCATTGTGAGACGTGTGGTGCGAGTTATCTTAGTGAAGAATATTTACATGGGAATTATGCATGTAGCTGTGGAGGAGTATTGAGACCGTCTATTGTTCTCTTTGGTGAAATGCTTCCAGAAAAGCCTTTTTTAACAGCAGAAGAAGCTGCGATAAAGTCAGATGTCTTTTTAGTATTAGGCTCTTCCTTATCGGTTTCACCAGCAAATCAATTTCCATTACTTGCTGTTGAAACAGGAGCTAAGTTAATTATTGTGAATAAAGAACCAACAGAAATGGATGGGATTGCAGATTACGTTATTCATGAACCAATTGGCAGTGTATTAAAGGAAATAAATTCTAAGCTTTGA
- the proV gene encoding glycine betaine/L-proline ABC transporter ATP-binding protein ProV, translated as MESMAKLKIENVTKIFGKNTKKAIQLLNNGESKKDILKKTGATVGVNKASFEVNPGEIFVIMGLSGSGKSTLVRMFNRLIDPTIGNIYIDGKDIVRMSKEELRKVRREKISMVFQKFALLPHRTILENAEFGLEIQGVDKEKRKEQALEALKLVGLTGYENQYPDQLSGGMQQRVGLARALANDPDILLMDEAFSALDPLIRKDMQDELLDLQSNMEKTIIFITHDLDEALRIGDRIALMKDGSIVQVGTPEEILMNPSNDYVERFVEDVDLSKVLTANHIMKRAEAVNIDKGPRVALQMMKKLGISSIYVVNKRRELLGAITADDARNASEKNEGIETILQKDVITVTGDTLLSDLFDKVSTAIIPVAVIDEQNRLKGILVRGAVIGALAGNNDLINTPEAEEIALVGGNE; from the coding sequence ATGGAAAGTATGGCAAAATTAAAAATCGAAAATGTAACAAAAATTTTCGGAAAGAATACGAAAAAAGCCATTCAGTTATTAAATAATGGTGAATCTAAAAAAGATATTCTAAAAAAAACTGGTGCAACAGTCGGTGTAAATAAGGCTAGTTTTGAAGTAAATCCTGGAGAAATATTTGTAATCATGGGTCTTTCAGGTAGTGGTAAATCAACATTAGTTCGTATGTTTAACCGTCTAATTGATCCTACCATCGGGAATATTTACATTGATGGGAAAGACATTGTACGTATGTCTAAAGAAGAGTTACGTAAGGTTCGTAGAGAAAAAATAAGTATGGTCTTTCAGAAATTCGCGTTACTTCCCCATCGAACAATCTTAGAAAATGCTGAATTTGGTTTAGAAATTCAAGGGGTAGATAAAGAAAAGAGAAAAGAACAAGCCTTAGAAGCTCTTAAACTAGTTGGTTTAACAGGTTATGAAAACCAATATCCTGATCAATTAAGTGGCGGAATGCAACAAAGGGTAGGTCTTGCTCGTGCATTAGCAAACGATCCTGATATTCTTTTAATGGATGAAGCATTTAGCGCACTAGATCCTTTAATTCGCAAAGATATGCAGGACGAGTTATTAGACTTGCAATCCAATATGGAAAAGACAATCATCTTTATTACACATGATTTAGATGAAGCTTTGCGCATTGGTGATCGTATCGCATTAATGAAGGATGGGTCCATTGTTCAAGTTGGAACACCTGAAGAGATTTTAATGAATCCTTCCAATGATTATGTAGAACGATTTGTCGAAGATGTTGATTTATCGAAAGTATTAACGGCAAATCACATTATGAAACGAGCAGAGGCTGTAAATATAGACAAAGGTCCTCGCGTCGCATTACAAATGATGAAGAAACTCGGAATTTCCAGTATCTATGTTGTAAATAAGCGTAGAGAGCTTCTTGGAGCCATTACTGCTGATGATGCACGTAATGCTAGTGAGAAAAATGAAGGAATTGAAACCATCCTGCAAAAAGATGTTATTACTGTAACTGGTGATACATTATTATCTGACCTATTCGATAAGGTTTCTACGGCAATCATTCCAGTTGCTGTTATTGATGAGCAAAATAGGTTAAAAGGGATTTTAGTAAGAGGTGCAGTTATAGGGGCACTTGCTGGTAATAATGATCTTATAAATACACCCGAAGCAGAAGAAATTGCGTTAGTTGGGGGGAATGAATAA
- a CDS encoding amino acid ABC transporter permease, with amino-acid sequence MEIKKTTSTPLWRNRKMIPIIAQILFVIIVGIVIAFMVRNVMSGLEQIGLTLGLSYLNLKASFPIAESIISYTPDDPYTRALLVGLLNTFKVSIIGIIFASIIGVIVGIARLSDNWLVSKVATVYVEVFRNTPLLVQIFIWNFAVFLPMPKIQDALSIGSFYFSNRGASIPWFTLQDNTAIWLIVLVLLIVASVFLYRKLMKVSLESGKSTYPLISSIGLIAIGAIITFIVLGNGPFGVSVPVFNGNAFAGGTSLSIGFMSVLVALTIYTSTFISEIVRAGIMGVPKGQTEAAKALGFKSRTALRLIIFPQAIRIIIPPLTSQYLNLIKNSSLAMAVAYQDIVGIGNTIINQTGHTLETLLIVISVYLLFSLTTSLLMNLFNKKFQLVER; translated from the coding sequence GTGGAAATAAAAAAGACAACATCGACTCCTCTTTGGAGAAATAGAAAAATGATTCCTATTATTGCCCAAATCCTCTTTGTCATTATAGTAGGAATAGTAATTGCCTTTATGGTAAGAAATGTGATGTCAGGTCTAGAACAAATTGGATTGACGCTTGGATTAAGCTATTTAAATCTAAAAGCATCCTTTCCAATTGCAGAATCTATTATTAGCTATACCCCTGATGATCCTTATACTCGAGCTTTATTGGTTGGATTATTAAATACATTTAAGGTTTCTATCATTGGAATTATATTTGCAAGTATTATTGGAGTAATAGTAGGAATTGCACGTTTATCTGATAACTGGTTAGTAAGTAAGGTTGCAACTGTTTATGTTGAGGTTTTTAGAAATACACCACTTTTGGTGCAAATCTTTATATGGAACTTTGCAGTATTTTTACCGATGCCAAAAATTCAAGATGCACTTTCTATTGGTAGCTTCTATTTTTCTAACAGAGGAGCGTCTATTCCGTGGTTTACCTTACAAGATAATACGGCTATTTGGCTTATTGTACTTGTTCTCTTAATTGTAGCTAGTGTGTTTTTGTATAGAAAATTAATGAAAGTCTCTTTAGAATCTGGTAAGTCTACATATCCTTTAATAAGTAGTATTGGATTAATAGCAATTGGCGCAATTATTACATTTATTGTTTTAGGAAATGGACCTTTTGGTGTATCGGTTCCGGTTTTTAATGGTAATGCTTTTGCAGGTGGGACATCATTATCCATTGGATTTATGTCTGTGTTAGTTGCACTAACAATATATACATCTACTTTTATTTCGGAAATAGTCCGTGCGGGAATTATGGGTGTTCCAAAAGGGCAGACAGAAGCGGCAAAAGCACTTGGCTTTAAAAGTCGTACCGCTCTTCGTTTAATCATTTTCCCACAGGCAATTAGAATTATTATTCCGCCGTTAACAAGCCAGTATTTAAATTTAATAAAGAACTCAAGCTTGGCGATGGCAGTCGCATATCAAGATATTGTTGGAATTGGAAATACAATCATTAATCAGACAGGACATACGTTAGAAACATTGTTAATTGTTATTTCTGTATATTTATTATTTAGCTTAACTACATCCCTGTTAATGAATCTTTTCAACAAAAAATTCCAGCTGGTAGAAAGGTAG
- a CDS encoding YjcZ family sporulation protein — MGEVGVGYGGGFALLVVLFILLVIIGASWGYGGF; from the coding sequence ATGGGTGAAGTTGGAGTAGGTTACGGCGGAGGTTTCGCTCTTTTAGTAGTATTATTTATTTTATTGGTGATTATCGGTGCTTCTTGGGGTTACGGCGGATTTTAA